Proteins co-encoded in one Candidatus Limnocylindrales bacterium genomic window:
- a CDS encoding DoxX family protein, whose amino-acid sequence MEILRTVFFVLPSRVGSYLAWLPPLAARVAVGWTFMLTGWGKLHDLDSVIGFFRELGIPYPELQAPFVASVELVCGTLLLIGLFTRIAALPLIGTMVVAIATAQWKDVSSFGDLYGLVEFLYIILFAWIATAGPGPVAVDTLVERALAGESSSSPAVSSARSFA is encoded by the coding sequence ATGGAAATTCTGCGCACCGTATTTTTCGTTCTGCCGTCGCGTGTCGGTTCGTACCTTGCGTGGCTGCCGCCGCTTGCAGCCCGCGTCGCCGTCGGCTGGACATTCATGCTGACCGGCTGGGGAAAGCTCCACGATCTCGACTCGGTGATCGGATTCTTCCGCGAGCTCGGTATTCCTTACCCGGAGCTGCAGGCGCCGTTCGTCGCGTCGGTCGAGCTCGTGTGCGGAACGCTGCTCTTGATCGGGCTCTTCACGCGCATTGCCGCACTTCCGCTGATCGGCACGATGGTAGTCGCGATCGCGACAGCGCAGTGGAAAGACGTCTCGTCGTTCGGCGACCTTTACGGTCTCGTCGAGTTTCTCTACATCATCCTCTTCGCATGGATCGCGACGGCGGGGCCCGGCCCGGTCGCCGTCGATACGCTGGTGGAGCGCGCGCTCGCGGGCGAATCCAGTTCGAGCCCGGCGGTTTCTTCAGCCCGTTCCTTCGCGTAG
- a CDS encoding trypsin-like peptidase domain-containing protein, producing MRVLVYSNPPDFFSPWQKTGTQASSGSGVIIDGHRVLTNAHVVSDAVGIEVKRAGSGEQFEAEASYIGHDCDLALLTVADEHFFEGAKPLALGDLPGVNEDVQTYGFPVGGETLSVTSGVISRIEVGTYTHSKEHLLIAQIDAPINPGNSGGPVVRDGAVVGISMQMLEAAESVGYMVPAPVVRHFLDDVADAKYDGFPHLGARLQPVESPALRESIGLNPRQSGGLVTRVDFGSPAFGQLARGDVIVSIGGYPVAGDLTVAMPGNGRVSLDAVISAQQVGAKLEMSVLRGGNLRDVEVQLADTAPLVPGRRLGEEPEYLVFGGAVFQPLTGEYFDLYDQVPPKLAAYSESGGVVTAERRQVVILSTVLPSPVGRGYLDWESVVVRNVNGVALRDLAHLADLVDNTTDKYLRLETEDGFVMILSVEAARQAGPRILEKYGIAFDRSENLRKPPH from the coding sequence GTGCGCGTGCTCGTGTACTCGAATCCGCCGGACTTCTTCTCGCCGTGGCAGAAGACCGGCACCCAGGCGTCGTCGGGCTCCGGCGTGATCATCGACGGTCATCGCGTGCTGACCAATGCGCACGTCGTCTCGGACGCCGTCGGGATCGAGGTCAAAAGGGCAGGCTCAGGCGAACAGTTCGAAGCCGAGGCTTCGTACATCGGTCACGACTGCGATCTCGCGTTGCTCACGGTTGCCGACGAGCACTTCTTCGAAGGCGCCAAGCCGCTCGCGCTCGGCGATCTTCCCGGCGTCAACGAAGACGTTCAGACGTATGGCTTTCCGGTCGGCGGCGAGACGCTGTCGGTGACGTCGGGCGTGATCTCGCGCATCGAAGTCGGAACCTACACGCATTCGAAAGAGCACCTGCTGATCGCGCAGATCGATGCGCCGATCAATCCCGGCAACAGCGGCGGACCGGTCGTGCGCGACGGCGCCGTCGTCGGAATTTCGATGCAGATGCTCGAGGCGGCCGAGAGCGTCGGCTACATGGTCCCTGCGCCGGTCGTGCGGCACTTTCTCGATGACGTGGCCGACGCGAAGTACGACGGCTTCCCTCATCTCGGCGCGCGCCTTCAGCCGGTCGAAAGCCCGGCGCTTCGCGAATCGATCGGGCTCAATCCCAGGCAGTCTGGCGGCCTCGTCACGCGCGTCGACTTCGGCAGTCCGGCATTCGGGCAACTCGCGCGCGGCGACGTCATCGTCTCGATCGGCGGCTATCCGGTCGCCGGCGACCTGACCGTTGCGATGCCGGGAAACGGCCGCGTCTCGCTCGATGCGGTCATCAGCGCACAACAGGTCGGAGCCAAACTCGAGATGTCGGTGCTGCGTGGCGGAAATCTTCGCGATGTCGAGGTCCAGCTGGCCGATACGGCTCCGCTCGTGCCCGGCCGCCGTCTCGGCGAAGAGCCCGAGTATCTCGTCTTCGGCGGCGCGGTGTTCCAGCCGCTGACCGGGGAATACTTCGACCTGTACGACCAGGTTCCACCGAAGCTCGCGGCCTACTCCGAATCGGGCGGCGTCGTTACGGCCGAGCGGCGCCAGGTGGTCATCCTGTCGACGGTACTGCCGAGCCCGGTCGGACGCGGCTATCTCGACTGGGAGAGCGTCGTCGTGCGCAACGTCAACGGCGTGGCGCTGAGGGATCTCGCGCACCTGGCCGACCTCGTCGACAATACGACCGACAAGTACCTCCGGCTCGAGACCGAGGATGGTTTCGTGATGATCCTCAGCGTCGAGGCCGCGCGCCAGGCGGGCCCGCGCATCCTCGAGAAGTACGGGATTGCCTTCGACCGCTCGGAGAATCTGCGCAAACCTCCCCACTGA
- a CDS encoding LLM class flavin-dependent oxidoreductase — protein MHFGIAFPSWIEAWRDCEVAEAEGFTHAWFYDTQLLCSDVYATMALAAEHTRTMKLGTLVAIPSNRIAPVTASAIATINAIAPGRVILGVGTGFTGRNTMGLPPLPVARMVEYVGQVRGLLAGEDVLIRDGQYERWIRLLSKDRRIGCINLDDPIPIHIAANAPKALAAAGEAGDGWITVAQDLAGLQSGSKAVMDSAAAHGRSFASGAGGKPYTTMLTTGCILAPGEPAASERVVRRVGPVTVVGVHAIWESSRGGHGFGLVNDDLAHAFDDYIEGYAAGHASPPDRRYLDVHEGHMMYLKPGEEAFVIPEMIPVLSLTGNPDEVLERCRTLAGAGVDNLALQAVPGMARDLIEEFSRHVIRRM, from the coding sequence ATGCATTTCGGCATCGCCTTCCCATCCTGGATCGAGGCCTGGCGCGACTGCGAGGTCGCCGAGGCCGAAGGATTCACCCATGCGTGGTTCTACGACACGCAGCTCCTGTGCTCGGACGTCTATGCGACGATGGCGCTCGCCGCGGAGCACACGCGCACGATGAAGCTCGGCACGCTGGTCGCGATCCCGAGCAATCGCATCGCGCCGGTGACCGCCAGCGCGATCGCGACCATCAACGCGATCGCGCCCGGGCGCGTCATCCTCGGCGTCGGCACCGGCTTCACCGGACGCAATACGATGGGGCTTCCTCCCCTGCCCGTCGCGCGCATGGTCGAGTACGTCGGGCAGGTTCGCGGGCTGCTCGCCGGCGAGGACGTGCTGATCCGCGACGGCCAGTACGAACGATGGATCCGCCTGCTTTCGAAAGACCGGCGGATCGGCTGCATCAATCTCGACGATCCGATTCCGATCCACATCGCGGCCAACGCGCCGAAGGCGCTCGCGGCCGCCGGCGAAGCGGGTGACGGATGGATCACCGTGGCGCAGGATCTCGCGGGCCTCCAAAGCGGCAGCAAGGCCGTCATGGACTCGGCCGCAGCGCATGGCCGCTCCTTCGCGAGCGGCGCCGGCGGCAAGCCGTACACGACGATGCTGACGACCGGCTGCATTCTCGCGCCCGGAGAGCCGGCGGCAAGCGAGCGCGTCGTGCGTCGCGTCGGCCCGGTGACGGTCGTCGGGGTGCACGCGATCTGGGAGAGCTCGCGCGGCGGTCACGGCTTCGGTCTCGTCAACGACGATCTCGCCCATGCGTTCGACGACTACATCGAAGGATACGCCGCCGGCCACGCCTCGCCGCCCGACCGCCGCTACCTCGACGTGCACGAGGGCCACATGATGTACCTGAAGCCGGGCGAGGAGGCGTTCGTGATCCCCGAAATGATTCCCGTGCTGTCACTGACCGGAAATCCCGACGAAGTTCTCGAACGCTGCCGGACACTCGCCGGCGCCGGCGTCGACAACCTCGCGCTGCAAGCCGTCCCCGGCATGGCCCGCGACCTGATCGAAGAGTTCAGCCGCCACGTCATCCGCCGAATGTAA
- a CDS encoding RNA-binding protein, which produces MGKKLYVGNLSFGVDSSGLEELFGAYGNVQSAQVISDRDTGRSKGFGFVEMGSESEAAAAIEGLNGREHEGRALTVNEAKPREDRPRGGGGGGGGGGYGGRGGGGGGGGYGGGGGGGGRRY; this is translated from the coding sequence ATGGGTAAGAAGTTGTACGTCGGTAACCTGAGCTTCGGTGTCGATAGTTCGGGCCTCGAGGAATTGTTTGGAGCATACGGCAATGTGCAGAGCGCGCAGGTCATCTCCGATCGCGACACGGGCAGGAGCAAGGGCTTCGGTTTCGTCGAGATGGGAAGTGAGTCGGAAGCGGCTGCGGCCATCGAGGGACTGAACGGTCGCGAGCATGAGGGCCGTGCCCTCACCGTGAACGAAGCCAAGCCTCGCGAGGATCGTCCTCGTGGCGGCGGCGGCGGCGGCGGTGGTGGTGGTTACGGTGGCCGCGGCGGCGGCGGCGGCGGCGGTGGTTACGGCGGCGGCGGTGGCGGCGGAGGCCGTCGCTACTAG